CGAGGCCATGACCCGCGCTACCCGCACGGAGGACTTCGCCGAGGGTCCGCGCGCCTTCATCGAGAAGCGGGCGCCCGTCTGGAAGGGACGCTGAGGGGGCTCGACGATCAGAGGACGCCGTGGTCCCGGAGGAAGCCGGCGAGGCCGTCCACCAGCGGGACCTGAGGCACCGACGGCAACGGGAACCATCGGGCTTCGGCGGCGTCGTCGCCGGCCACCGGCTGGCGTCCATCGGTCACGGTGACGACGAAGTCGAGGATCACGAAGTGGTGCTGCGGTCCGATCCGCTCGGCCCAACCCAGCAGCTCGCCACAGCGCACCTCCAAGCCGGTCTCCTCCGCCACTTCCCTCACGACTGCGGCGCGGACGGTCTCCCCCGCCTCGACCCGGCCGCCGGGCACCGACCATCGTCCCGTTCCCGGTCCCCTCCCCCGCCGCACCAGCAGGAGCTCATCATCGGCCACGGCCACGGCGCCGACACAGAGCTCGG
Above is a genomic segment from Acidimicrobiales bacterium containing:
- a CDS encoding NUDIX domain-containing protein; amino-acid sequence: MIRPELCVGAVAVADDELLLVRRGRGPGTGRWSVPGGRVEAGETVRAAVVREVAEETGLEVRCGELLGWAERIGPQHHFVILDFVVTVTDGRQPVAGDDAAEARWFPLPSVPQVPLVDGLAGFLRDHGVL